One Thermicanus aegyptius DSM 12793 DNA segment encodes these proteins:
- the smc gene encoding chromosome segregation protein SMC, which produces MYLKRLDLYGFKSFADRTELEFVPGITAVVGPNGSGKSNIADAIRWVLGEQSAKSLRGIKMEDIIFAGSDTRKGVNFSEVSLTLDNTSHKLPVDYSEVTVTRRLYRTGESEFFINKAPCRLKDIVELFMDTGLGREAYSIIGQGKIEEILSTKAEDRRGIFEEAAGIVKYKVRKKEAERKLEETEAVLLRVSDILQEIEGQVAPLKEQSDRAKKYKDLREKLREKEVGIYLYTIEETYARWEESKAAIEELREKEQQLSAQLSKWDAEIEAKRWQVAQLDQELEKSHEDLIQTVEQVEKLDGELRLTGERRENTAGSKAALLKEEERLLRKREELLEKKEKISAEVARLQRENEELENSLSQAEARLRNLTLAGMKSLEQMKNEYIEILSQMAAARNEEKNLSHQQEQLHHKKERIGQEIEKGEKGKKEIEERIATLKQEEEEHETTIRRLQGEIHELNASFIEWKRKEEEFLPLLRRIEQSQDQLSSRLEVLKELQADYSGFHHGVKEILLARGKSLSGIHGAVLELIEVPKELETAIEIALGNALQYVVVEDEESGRKAISYLKKRQLGRATFLPLDVIKGRKLSPEEERKLLNDRGVVGIASNLIRFEARYRSVIENLLGNVILVKDLEKANEVARLFGYRYRIVTLEGDVVNPGGSMTGGSLKQKGNSLLGRERAIEEAEKELELLTAKGRKIREERTNLQETIRQLQLEIDKKGSLLEQHTASLQKHKTELARLMAEYRNMESSLLYWQGEWELLLKEEEELQAKGEELFLKLSGLKAEENEKKKRIEEAEQAKRDQENSKEELSQEMTRLKVALAEKRQELLSWKENETSVTDEIRRTEEEKTRKEEERKLLEEKEEEHRFNEGILLKHLEELRLKREELQSLLEEKRKIRQEITLSLEKLESEGKELRRKVKGIQESLHQEEVKENRFEIELDNLLEKLRDEYNLTYEAAKEFFTLPPEEETYLIRQDILHLKREIAQLGDVNLGAIEEYERISERYSFLTNQSEDLKKAKETLYQVIREMEEEMTKRFEDAFTLIQGEFRRAFSELFGGGRADLLLTSPDHPLETGVEIMAQPPGKKLQNLSLLSGGERALTAIALLFAILRVRPVPFCVLDEVEAALDEANVSRFAKYLKDFSDQTQFIVITHRKGTMEEADVLYGVTMEGSGVSKMVSVKLEEVVKEGEGKAS; this is translated from the coding sequence GTGTATTTAAAGCGTCTCGACTTATATGGCTTTAAATCCTTTGCCGACCGGACCGAGTTGGAGTTCGTTCCGGGAATTACGGCGGTGGTAGGGCCCAATGGGAGCGGGAAGAGCAACATAGCCGACGCAATCCGCTGGGTTTTAGGAGAACAGAGCGCCAAATCTCTTCGGGGAATCAAGATGGAGGATATCATCTTCGCAGGCAGCGATACCCGGAAAGGCGTTAATTTTAGCGAGGTTTCCCTCACGTTAGATAATACCAGCCACAAGCTTCCGGTGGATTATTCGGAAGTGACTGTGACCCGCCGCTTATACCGAACAGGGGAGAGTGAATTTTTTATTAACAAAGCGCCTTGCCGTCTTAAAGATATCGTAGAATTGTTTATGGATACGGGGCTTGGCAGGGAAGCTTATTCCATCATCGGCCAGGGAAAGATCGAGGAGATCCTCTCCACGAAGGCAGAAGACCGGCGGGGAATCTTTGAAGAGGCGGCAGGCATCGTAAAATATAAGGTGAGGAAAAAAGAGGCTGAACGGAAGCTGGAGGAGACGGAAGCGGTTCTCCTCAGGGTTTCCGACATCTTGCAAGAAATCGAGGGGCAGGTGGCTCCTCTAAAGGAACAGTCCGATCGGGCAAAAAAATATAAAGACTTAAGAGAGAAGCTTAGAGAGAAAGAGGTGGGCATCTATCTCTATACCATTGAGGAGACCTATGCCCGCTGGGAAGAAAGTAAAGCGGCAATAGAGGAACTAAGGGAAAAGGAGCAACAGCTTTCCGCCCAATTAAGCAAATGGGATGCGGAGATCGAGGCGAAACGCTGGCAAGTCGCCCAATTGGATCAAGAGCTGGAGAAGAGCCATGAGGATTTGATCCAAACGGTGGAACAGGTGGAAAAACTGGATGGAGAGCTTCGTCTCACCGGGGAACGGAGAGAAAACACAGCAGGGAGCAAAGCCGCTCTTTTGAAAGAAGAGGAACGGCTGCTGAGGAAAAGAGAAGAACTGCTGGAGAAAAAAGAGAAAATCTCCGCCGAAGTGGCCCGTCTACAGAGGGAGAATGAGGAGCTGGAAAATTCCCTTTCCCAGGCGGAAGCAAGATTAAGAAACCTCACCCTGGCAGGGATGAAATCCCTGGAACAGATGAAAAATGAATACATCGAGATCTTAAGTCAAATGGCAGCGGCCCGCAATGAGGAAAAGAATCTCTCCCATCAACAGGAGCAGCTCCATCACAAGAAAGAGCGAATCGGTCAGGAAATCGAGAAGGGGGAAAAAGGGAAAAAGGAGATCGAGGAAAGAATCGCCACTCTCAAACAAGAGGAAGAGGAACATGAAACGACAATCCGACGTCTTCAAGGGGAGATTCATGAGTTGAACGCCTCCTTCATCGAATGGAAGAGGAAGGAGGAAGAGTTTCTCCCTCTTCTTCGCCGGATAGAACAAAGCCAAGACCAGCTCTCCTCCCGCCTGGAAGTGTTAAAGGAGTTGCAGGCCGACTATAGCGGTTTTCATCACGGGGTAAAAGAGATCCTCCTGGCCCGGGGAAAAAGCTTGTCCGGCATTCATGGCGCGGTGCTGGAACTGATTGAGGTACCGAAAGAATTGGAAACGGCCATCGAAATTGCTTTAGGAAATGCCCTTCAGTATGTGGTGGTGGAGGATGAAGAGTCCGGCAGAAAGGCGATCTCGTATTTAAAAAAGCGCCAATTAGGGCGAGCTACCTTTCTCCCCCTCGACGTGATCAAGGGAAGGAAGCTTTCCCCGGAAGAAGAAAGGAAACTCCTGAATGACCGAGGGGTGGTCGGTATTGCCTCCAACCTCATCCGCTTCGAAGCCCGTTATCGTTCGGTGATAGAAAACTTATTAGGAAATGTGATTCTTGTGAAAGACCTGGAGAAGGCCAATGAAGTGGCCCGCCTCTTTGGTTACCGCTACCGAATCGTCACCTTGGAAGGAGATGTGGTAAATCCTGGAGGATCGATGACGGGCGGCAGCCTGAAGCAAAAAGGGAATTCCCTCTTGGGAAGAGAGCGGGCGATCGAGGAAGCGGAGAAAGAACTGGAGCTCTTGACCGCAAAAGGGCGGAAAATACGGGAGGAACGTACGAATCTGCAAGAGACGATAAGGCAGCTCCAGTTGGAAATCGACAAGAAGGGCTCCCTGTTGGAACAGCACACGGCTTCTTTGCAAAAACACAAAACAGAACTTGCCCGTCTTATGGCGGAATATCGCAATATGGAATCGAGCCTCCTCTATTGGCAAGGGGAATGGGAATTGCTGCTGAAGGAGGAAGAGGAACTTCAGGCAAAGGGAGAAGAGCTTTTCCTTAAACTTTCCGGTCTTAAGGCAGAGGAGAACGAAAAGAAGAAGAGGATCGAAGAAGCGGAACAGGCGAAACGGGATCAGGAAAATTCTAAAGAGGAACTTTCCCAGGAAATGACCCGTTTGAAGGTAGCCTTAGCGGAGAAAAGGCAGGAACTTTTATCCTGGAAGGAAAATGAAACGAGCGTAACCGACGAGATCCGGCGCACCGAAGAGGAAAAAACCAGGAAGGAGGAAGAAAGGAAACTCCTGGAAGAAAAAGAAGAGGAGCATCGTTTCAATGAAGGAATTTTATTAAAACATTTGGAAGAACTCCGTTTGAAAAGGGAAGAGCTTCAGTCCCTTTTGGAGGAGAAGCGCAAAATTCGTCAAGAAATTACCCTTTCCCTCGAAAAGTTGGAGAGTGAAGGGAAGGAACTTCGCCGCAAGGTGAAGGGCATTCAGGAGAGTTTACACCAGGAAGAGGTGAAGGAAAATCGTTTTGAAATCGAACTGGATAATCTCCTGGAAAAATTGAGGGATGAATATAACCTTACCTACGAAGCGGCCAAAGAATTCTTCACCCTGCCCCCGGAAGAAGAGACGTATCTCATTCGCCAAGATATCCTTCACCTTAAACGGGAGATTGCCCAACTAGGGGATGTAAACCTTGGAGCCATCGAAGAATATGAGCGGATCTCGGAACGGTATTCCTTCCTGACGAACCAGAGCGAAGATCTGAAGAAGGCAAAGGAGACGCTCTATCAGGTGATCCGGGAAATGGAAGAGGAGATGACGAAGAGGTTTGAAGATGCGTTTACGTTAATTCAAGGGGAATTTCGGCGAGCCTTTAGCGAGCTTTTTGGCGGGGGAAGGGCGGACCTACTTCTCACGTCACCTGATCACCCTTTGGAAACCGGAGTTGAGATTATGGCGCAACCCCCTGGGAAGAAATTGCAAAATCTCTCTCTCCTATCCGGTGGGGAGCGGGCCTTAACGGCCATCGCCCTTCTCTTTGCCATCTTACGGGTCCGTCCCGTCCCCTTTTGCGTTCTGGATGAAGTGGAGGCAGCCTTGGATGAGGCGAACGTCTCCCGTTTCGCGAAGTATCTCAAGGATTTTAGCGACCAGACTCAGTTTATCGTCATTACCCACCGGAAGGGAACGATGGAAGAGGCGGATGTCCTCTACGGGGTAACGATGGAGGGTTCAGGGGTCAGCAAGATGGTCTCCGTTAAATTAGAGGAGGTTGTAAAGGAAGGAGAAGGGAAGGCGTCGTAG
- the rnc gene encoding ribonuclease III, with protein MKYRLDFKRLQERLGIAFRDEGLLRLAFTHASYSNEHHRRVDEDNERLEFLGDAVLELTISHYLYRRTPPMSEGEMTKLRASIVCEPSLVSYADSLGFGDYILLGKGEELAGGRSRPALLADVFEAFIGALYLDQGLHAVERFLENYIIPKIERGEFTVMVDYKSMLQEWIQQKSSWELHYEITQVKGPAHNREFVSEVYLNNRLLGTGKGRSKKEAEQHAAEEALHLLGVL; from the coding sequence GTGAAGTATCGGTTGGATTTTAAGAGACTGCAGGAGCGGCTTGGAATCGCCTTTCGGGATGAAGGATTACTTCGTCTAGCCTTTACTCACGCATCCTATAGTAACGAACATCATCGGCGTGTTGATGAGGATAACGAGCGTTTAGAGTTTTTGGGAGATGCCGTTTTAGAACTTACCATATCCCATTATCTTTACAGAAGAACTCCACCCATGTCGGAGGGAGAGATGACCAAGCTCAGGGCTTCTATCGTATGTGAACCGTCCCTTGTCTCCTACGCCGATTCCCTCGGATTTGGAGATTATATCCTCCTGGGGAAAGGCGAAGAGTTGGCAGGAGGCAGGAGCCGGCCTGCTCTCCTTGCCGATGTGTTTGAAGCCTTCATCGGTGCCCTTTATTTGGATCAGGGTCTTCATGCGGTGGAACGGTTTTTGGAGAACTATATCATCCCGAAAATTGAACGGGGTGAATTCACGGTCATGGTGGATTATAAGAGCATGTTGCAGGAGTGGATTCAACAGAAGAGTTCCTGGGAACTTCATTATGAAATCACCCAGGTAAAGGGTCCTGCCCATAACCGTGAGTTCGTTTCGGAAGTCTATCTGAACAACCGCTTGCTCGGTACGGGGAAGGGGCGCTCCAAAAAAGAGGCGGAGCAGCATGCGGCAGAGGAAGCCTTGCATCTCCTCGGAGTTCTATAG
- the fabF gene encoding beta-ketoacyl-ACP synthase II, which yields MRRRVVITGMGVISPIGNTVETFWQNLINGVSGIGEITAFDTSEYTTHIAGEVKDFRPEEYMDKKEAKRMDRFAQFAVAATKMALEQAKLDIPSHHPERVGVYIGSGIGGLSTFEENYRILLEKGPKRVSPFLIPMMIANMASGMVSILFGAKGPNSSPISACATGTHAIGDATEIIRRGKAEVMIAGGSEATIRPLAFAGFGNMKALSTRNDEPTKASRPFDRDRDGFVMAEGAGIVILEELEHAKRRGAPIIAEVAGYGMSGDAYHLTAPDPEGEGAARAMREAILDAGVKPEEIDYINAHGTSTDYNDKFETMAIKRVFGDHAYRLAVSSTKSMTGHMLGAAGGVEAIATALAIQNGIIPPTINYENPDPDCDLDYVPNKARKAKVEIALSNSLGFGGHNASILLRKFHE from the coding sequence ATGAGAAGAAGAGTGGTTATCACCGGGATGGGCGTCATCTCTCCCATTGGCAATACAGTTGAAACGTTTTGGCAAAATTTGATCAACGGCGTGTCGGGGATTGGTGAGATTACCGCCTTTGACACCAGTGAATATACCACCCATATCGCCGGAGAGGTAAAGGATTTCCGCCCGGAGGAGTATATGGATAAGAAAGAGGCAAAGCGGATGGATCGCTTCGCCCAATTTGCGGTCGCCGCCACCAAAATGGCCCTGGAACAGGCGAAATTGGACATACCATCTCATCATCCCGAACGGGTGGGTGTCTATATCGGCTCCGGAATCGGGGGGCTTTCCACCTTTGAAGAGAATTACAGGATTCTATTGGAAAAAGGGCCAAAAAGAGTTAGCCCTTTCCTGATTCCCATGATGATCGCCAACATGGCTTCGGGGATGGTTTCCATTCTCTTCGGCGCAAAGGGTCCAAACAGCTCTCCCATCTCAGCCTGCGCTACCGGCACCCATGCGATCGGGGATGCGACGGAGATCATCCGCAGGGGGAAGGCCGAAGTGATGATTGCAGGAGGGAGTGAGGCGACGATTCGCCCCCTTGCTTTTGCCGGATTTGGCAATATGAAGGCTCTTTCTACCCGAAACGATGAGCCGACGAAGGCGAGCCGCCCTTTTGACCGGGATCGGGATGGCTTTGTCATGGCGGAAGGGGCAGGGATCGTCATCTTGGAGGAATTGGAGCATGCGAAGAGACGCGGTGCTCCTATTATTGCCGAAGTAGCCGGGTATGGCATGAGCGGAGACGCTTACCACTTAACCGCGCCGGATCCGGAAGGAGAAGGGGCAGCCCGGGCTATGAGGGAAGCGATCCTTGACGCAGGCGTAAAGCCGGAAGAGATCGATTACATTAATGCCCATGGCACCTCTACCGATTACAACGATAAATTTGAGACGATGGCCATTAAGCGGGTCTTTGGGGATCATGCCTATCGCCTTGCCGTAAGTTCTACCAAATCGATGACCGGCCATATGCTGGGCGCCGCGGGCGGGGTGGAGGCGATCGCCACAGCGCTTGCCATCCAGAACGGAATCATCCCCCCCACCATCAATTACGAGAATCCGGACCCGGATTGTGATTTAGATTATGTTCCTAACAAAGCAAGAAAGGCGAAGGTGGAGATTGCCCTTTCCAATTCTCTTGGGTTTGGCGGACATAATGCCTCGATTCTCCTTAGAAAATTTCATGAATAA
- the acpP gene encoding acyl carrier protein: protein MSDELFGKIQDIIADRLGVEKEKVTPEASFKDDLGADSLDLVELVMELEDEFDMEISDEDAEKIATVGDVLEYIRSHQ, encoded by the coding sequence ATGTCTGATGAATTGTTTGGGAAAATCCAAGATATCATTGCTGACCGATTGGGAGTAGAGAAGGAGAAAGTCACACCTGAAGCTTCTTTTAAAGATGATTTGGGAGCCGACTCCTTGGATTTGGTGGAACTGGTCATGGAATTAGAAGATGAGTTTGATATGGAGATTTCCGATGAGGATGCAGAGAAGATTGCAACGGTAGGGGATGTATTGGAATACATACGATCCCACCAGTAA